In Methanocaldococcus lauensis, a single genomic region encodes these proteins:
- a CDS encoding DUF2341 domain-containing protein, with translation MIKKIKSNKGYIFTFEAVIVAFIFLSIFYLGYSIYSHNLLTGIEEKRDTEQFHKALLLKDLFLKKYEFPGNYKEDYIQNFTDILNLNEKTFDPINNFTNDSGKFCFVIYPNEFDDMLDNSNISLNKITFTFNGYNFTVYSNVFSNISLISLPNISNANTIIYFKENAYIPKITGITKNKSEVNLYGCNGDHIYFRICDGNVISASARVITDNRNIFSSWSDWRYAAPILVINRLNIPLNDYDIKVIFDSRSYINDGLMKPDCGDIRFIDSNGNELNYWIEPNTINTQRTVVWVKVNLAPNEHKLIYMLYGNPNAKSKSNGENTFVFFDNFSEENLNKWIYNFRNPLFINDTYPNGINFTYLSLDYNYYNVNNLTNDNEIYITTGNYDSHTAVRFRANFHKRYEEWGGYYHGYTIYDRQMVSNYHWGGEFLRFESSTTDENHIEYRILPDNLYNNWNTYEIQRNENNNVNLLINDNEFWSLSNYVYNGNLPVSFYAREYDTSQGGGYNPPDSEKNGNISIDWVFVRKYYEPEPDVRWLASEVIFTVNGYVYRKPLLTVLQPIDITPNIKSGINKIEILSSPLPVEFKIETDDNTDFYYLTLSPRNITIMVNPND, from the coding sequence ATGATAAAAAAAATTAAATCAAATAAAGGTTATATATTTACTTTTGAGGCAGTTATAGTTGCATTTATCTTTTTAAGTATTTTTTATTTAGGATATAGTATATATAGCCATAATTTATTAACAGGTATTGAAGAAAAGAGAGATACAGAACAATTTCACAAAGCATTGTTATTAAAAGATTTATTTCTAAAAAAATATGAATTTCCAGGAAATTATAAAGAGGATTATATTCAAAATTTTACAGACATATTAAACTTGAATGAAAAAACATTTGACCCTATTAATAATTTTACAAATGATTCAGGAAAATTTTGTTTTGTAATTTATCCAAATGAATTTGATGACATGTTGGACAATAGTAATATTTCCCTAAATAAAATAACATTTACTTTTAATGGATATAATTTCACAGTATATTCAAATGTATTTTCTAACATATCTTTAATATCCTTACCAAATATTTCAAATGCAAATACAATAATATACTTTAAAGAAAATGCCTATATTCCAAAAATTACTGGAATTACTAAAAATAAAAGCGAAGTAAATTTATATGGATGTAATGGAGATCATATCTATTTCAGAATATGTGATGGAAATGTAATAAGTGCTTCTGCAAGAGTTATTACAGATAATAGAAATATATTTAGTTCATGGAGTGATTGGAGATATGCCGCTCCTATATTAGTAATAAATAGATTAAATATACCATTAAATGATTATGATATAAAAGTAATATTTGACTCTCGAAGTTATATTAATGATGGATTGATGAAACCTGACTGTGGTGATATAAGATTTATAGATAGTAATGGAAACGAGTTAAATTACTGGATTGAACCAAATACAATTAATACTCAAAGAACAGTTGTCTGGGTAAAAGTAAATTTAGCTCCAAATGAGCATAAATTAATTTATATGCTCTATGGAAATCCAAATGCAAAATCAAAGAGTAATGGAGAAAATACATTTGTATTCTTTGACAATTTCTCTGAAGAGAACTTAAATAAATGGATTTATAATTTTAGAAATCCCCTATTTATAAATGATACTTACCCTAATGGGATAAACTTTACATATTTAAGCTTGGATTATAACTATTATAATGTGAATAATCTTACTAACGATAATGAGATATATATAACTACAGGTAATTATGATAGTCACACCGCAGTAAGGTTTAGAGCGAATTTTCATAAAAGATATGAAGAATGGGGAGGATATTACCATGGATATACAATATATGATAGACAAATGGTCTCAAACTATCATTGGGGAGGAGAGTTTTTAAGATTTGAATCATCTACAACTGATGAAAATCATATAGAATATAGAATACTACCAGATAATCTATACAATAATTGGAACACCTACGAAATACAAAGAAATGAAAATAACAATGTAAATCTGTTAATTAACGATAATGAATTTTGGAGTTTGTCTAATTATGTATATAATGGTAATTTACCAGTTTCATTCTATGCAAGGGAATATGATACTTCACAGGGAGGAGGATATAATCCACCTGATTCTGAAAAAAATGGAAATATAAGTATTGACTGGGTGTTTGTTAGAAAATATTATGAACCTGAGCCAGATGTTAGATGGCTTGCATCTGAGGTTATTTTTACAGTGAATGGATATGTATATAGAAAGCCACTTCTTACAGTATTACAACCTATTGATATTACACCAAATATAAAATCTGGAATAAATAAAATTGAAATATTAAGTAGTCCTTTACCAGTAGAGTTTAAAATAGAAACTGATGATAATACAGACTTTTACTATTTAACATTATCTCCAAGAAATATTACCATAATGGTGAATCCAAATGATTAA
- the artD gene encoding archaeosortase D produces MFPLIYFFIKPFEYEISKILAYIIGNLLKTQYFDNVIIYNGDAYTIISACTCSLEMSLFLGYVLATPKVSIKYKFLYSIFGIFVINIANILRIILILKNSYISDYNFVHNILSFIIFPVALLLNFIWVKILLKIGIVK; encoded by the coding sequence TTGTTTCCTTTAATATATTTCTTTATAAAACCTTTTGAATATGAGATATCTAAAATTTTAGCATATATTATTGGAAATCTACTAAAAACGCAATATTTTGATAATGTTATTATATACAACGGAGATGCTTATACTATAATATCTGCCTGCACTTGCTCTTTGGAGATGTCTTTATTTTTAGGTTATGTTCTTGCTACTCCAAAAGTATCCATCAAATATAAATTTCTATATTCAATTTTTGGAATTTTTGTTATAAATATTGCAAATATATTGAGGATAATCCTTATTTTAAAAAATTCATATATTTCAGATTATAATTTTGTGCATAATATATTGAGTTTTATAATCTTCCCAGTGGCGTTACTTTTAAATTTTATATGGGTTAAAATATTATTAAAAATTGGAATAGTAAAATAA
- a CDS encoding DUF2341 domain-containing protein has product MYLSQNAMILVMLMFVISTVYYATIDYKTKSIEDEIKIKKFSLYEKNLKNTIERNIDKIVEDAFVNTSYKIMKERRFFDTSNEAVNYIDSLIKNETNKTLGCLKGTENITYNVSFVNITPTGNPKIVHLSLTVTINYKKKLNNGEVVGVKQLPIDRDIKLSRIPDPYVYLNKFYYNWSYYKIITVNNFPNDDENHTFCIILNNTNFNYNHMYNPFSPREIRIVGKNNDLLPYWVQIWRGPNDISIIWVRCNKSQLINNNQIYLLYNSTTTVDRQNPDDTFILFDDFNYMDYDKWNVSGGWDINNGILTVQGIGSSVWTKNIYGTGYELMFRGNFTPVHAQAVGFFESLSDYIGVGWDCYNWSTNWLYMRVGSNRGDYVPNGNTYLNGFYIYDLKRISNRDLQFSILDDTLNILYQRAFTNGNNGNNYPISINTLVNSNAKVSIDWIFLKDVNDITTTVSNEEYTNPDYKEEKPKTFTGTIYYGEDGEYIFVYNGSYSIIGLYTNKRDSWGNVGYKPLIEEN; this is encoded by the coding sequence ATGTATCTCTCACAAAATGCCATGATATTGGTTATGTTAATGTTTGTAATTTCAACGGTATATTATGCTACTATCGATTATAAGACAAAATCTATTGAAGATGAAATAAAAATAAAAAAGTTTAGTTTATATGAAAAGAACTTAAAAAATACTATCGAGAGAAATATCGATAAAATTGTTGAAGATGCCTTTGTAAATACAAGTTATAAAATAATGAAGGAACGAAGATTCTTTGATACATCTAATGAGGCGGTTAATTATATAGACAGTTTAATAAAAAATGAGACTAATAAAACTTTAGGTTGCTTAAAAGGAACTGAAAATATAACTTATAATGTTTCTTTTGTAAATATTACTCCAACTGGAAATCCTAAAATAGTTCATCTATCATTAACTGTAACTATTAACTATAAAAAGAAGTTAAATAATGGAGAGGTCGTTGGAGTTAAGCAACTACCAATAGATAGAGATATAAAACTATCAAGGATTCCTGACCCTTATGTGTATTTAAATAAATTTTACTACAATTGGAGTTATTATAAAATAATAACTGTAAATAACTTTCCAAATGATGATGAAAATCATACATTTTGTATAATATTAAATAACACTAACTTTAATTATAACCATATGTATAACCCATTTTCGCCAAGAGAAATTAGAATCGTAGGAAAAAATAATGATCTATTACCATATTGGGTACAAATTTGGAGAGGGCCTAATGACATCTCAATTATTTGGGTGAGATGTAATAAAAGCCAATTAATAAACAACAACCAAATTTATTTACTATACAATTCAACAACAACCGTTGATAGGCAAAATCCAGATGATACATTTATACTATTTGATGACTTTAATTATATGGATTATGATAAATGGAATGTTAGTGGTGGATGGGATATAAATAATGGTATTTTAACAGTTCAAGGTATTGGTTCAAGTGTATGGACTAAAAATATCTATGGAACAGGATATGAATTAATGTTTAGAGGTAATTTTACGCCAGTTCATGCCCAAGCTGTTGGATTTTTTGAGTCATTATCTGATTATATTGGAGTAGGTTGGGATTGTTATAATTGGAGTACCAATTGGTTATATATGAGAGTAGGTAGTAATAGAGGAGATTATGTTCCAAATGGTAATACATATTTAAATGGGTTTTATATTTATGATTTAAAAAGAATCTCAAATAGAGATTTACAATTTTCAATCCTTGATGATACTTTAAATATATTGTATCAGAGAGCATTTACTAATGGAAATAATGGTAATAATTATCCGATTTCAATAAATACTTTAGTAAATAGTAATGCAAAAGTATCAATTGATTGGATTTTCCTAAAAGATGTAAATGATATCACAACAACTGTTAGTAATGAAGAATATACAAATCCTGACTATAAAGAAGAAAAGCCAAAAACATTTACCGGAACTATCTACTATGGTGAAGATGGAGAATACATATTCGTTTATAATGGCTCTTATTCTATTATTGGCTTATATACAAATAAAAGAGATAGTTGGGGTAATGTAGGATATAAACCACTTATAGAAGAGAACTGA
- a CDS encoding class III signal peptide-containing protein, whose translation MKRGQLTLEFLMLILAVVIGGAIIATQIGGINFNSKDVENIKKLTIVSFTPSNTTLNVNFNLSATTTHINNTTNNTTTNNNTNNNETDTNINIPGRIDDLFLHVKGYALLTKNYISGGNWVSGEINKKINNKEIVKYNANGTVGGNITINKGGELLFGNIYEISSLYLKMDDHNAGETYINVPKVDKISADTLEGRLLNISSSYIGNFEVTGKEGIKTKKLLFINSYIDDFYAYSIEKSYGTYINIELYKTEIDNIKVDKDIKCNMEVINSKIEGNIEARDIYGNYEFINSSVGNIKTNRYIKGDIKLVNSKINNIEAKKGINNKFMIFNNSDIENIKTDGNIKSENMKIINSKINNIETGGSFKGLVEFSNSLVENIKIKNNINAKMTFKNTNVSGNIEANNIYNNFKFIDSTVENIKIKHNIKYNMDIINSKINNIEAGTIYANVYIHNSIIDTISANTMKNNKIVIDSSSISSLKMGSYSYKMGLIKNTTIKEIIIDNTYKCNKYNYLTIDNSSVDKIYINKYNNNGLINNSIVKEITINEYKSKNNNKLFIKNSRIDKISVNKWGKHSQIEIIESYIEGKYYKHAIMDNSGIHNI comes from the coding sequence ATGAAAAGAGGACAACTAACTCTTGAATTTCTTATGCTTATTTTGGCTGTTGTTATTGGGGGAGCTATTATTGCCACTCAAATTGGTGGTATAAACTTTAATAGTAAAGATGTAGAAAATATTAAAAAATTAACAATAGTTTCGTTTACTCCAAGTAATACTACATTAAATGTTAATTTTAACTTATCAGCTACTACTACACACATAAACAACACTACCAATAATACAACTACTAATAATAATACAAATAATAATGAAACTGATACTAACATTAATATTCCTGGTAGAATTGACGATTTATTTTTACATGTAAAAGGTTATGCATTACTAACAAAAAACTATATAAGCGGAGGGAATTGGGTTTCTGGAGAAATTAATAAAAAAATAAATAATAAGGAGATTGTAAAATATAACGCAAATGGAACAGTTGGTGGTAATATTACTATCAATAAAGGAGGTGAATTGTTATTTGGTAATATATATGAGATTTCTTCATTATATTTAAAAATGGATGACCATAATGCAGGTGAGACATATATTAATGTTCCTAAAGTTGATAAGATATCCGCTGATACATTAGAAGGTAGATTGCTAAATATATCTTCTTCATACATTGGAAACTTTGAAGTAACCGGAAAAGAGGGTATAAAAACGAAGAAATTATTATTTATTAATTCATATATTGATGATTTTTATGCATATAGTATTGAAAAGTCATATGGCACTTACATTAATATAGAACTATATAAAACAGAGATAGACAATATTAAGGTTGATAAAGATATAAAATGTAATATGGAAGTTATTAATTCTAAAATAGAAGGTAATATTGAAGCAAGAGACATTTATGGTAATTATGAATTTATAAATTCATCAGTTGGGAATATAAAAACAAATAGATACATTAAAGGAGACATAAAATTAGTCAATTCAAAAATTAATAATATCGAAGCAAAAAAAGGCATTAACAATAAATTTATGATATTTAATAATTCAGATATAGAGAATATAAAAACTGATGGAAATATAAAATCAGAAAATATGAAAATTATTAACTCGAAAATTAATAATATTGAAACTGGTGGATCTTTTAAAGGGCTTGTTGAGTTTAGTAACTCATTAGTTGAGAATATAAAAATTAAAAATAATATAAATGCTAAAATGACATTTAAGAATACTAATGTTAGTGGTAATATAGAAGCAAATAATATTTATAACAATTTCAAGTTCATAGATTCAACTGTTGAAAATATAAAAATTAAACATAATATAAAATATAATATGGATATTATTAATTCAAAAATTAATAATATTGAAGCAGGTACGATTTATGCAAATGTGTATATACATAATTCAATAATAGATACTATCTCTGCTAATACAATGAAAAATAATAAAATAGTAATTGATAGTTCAAGTATTTCATCACTTAAAATGGGTAGTTATTCTTATAAAATGGGATTAATTAAAAACACAACAATAAAAGAGATTATCATTGACAATACCTACAAATGTAATAAATATAATTATCTAACAATAGATAATAGTAGTGTAGACAAAATTTACATTAATAAATATAACAATAATGGGCTTATAAATAATTCAATAGTAAAAGAAATTACAATTAATGAATATAAATCAAAAAATAATAATAAGTTATTTATTAAAAATTCAAGAATTGATAAAATCTCTGTGAATAAATGGGGCAAACATAGTCAAATAGAAATAATAGAATCATATATTGAAGGTAAATATTACAAACATGCTATAATGGATAACTCCGGAATACATAATATTTAA
- a CDS encoding PKD domain-containing protein yields the protein MKVNRLLIFIAFLLFLGLNVSMSNGYIILIHNGTMNITNSSGYTNNYNKNIIAYKVNDTITFTALAPDSVTEDILNNGLVKWDFGDLTETDYNNSNNIVTHKYSFPFPYPVAWCGYLNNTGYSKALTYNWLVVGDVRNTKYIFNGSSSNSKQQWNVIYNSSNNTVIIKYYSETPKNYEFYGLSVDLTPVTVNVSRDEIVAGDSVKFNYSISRNIIFIMWSFGDGTFSFEKSPTHTYTKPGIYYPRVLLVDDYRRVLVGYLDEGIKVNKPRGGYIYWVMGPSHYNGEAYTYVYNSSGDDNDNRGNAYTDPYKLTYKENDTIRFEMSGAWGYYWKWDFGDGTETDYTYKYLFTPSYHVYKFPFMWPFFWMSYGAGSWWKSDTLNFIVVGDVGNTRYNFYPSSTYNPSTYSYTYNTSAHIVNLYYYSDNPTPKQNMKIKDGYYIDITATANPVEVGVNQNVQFHCNPVFKPIFIMWSFGDGTISFKTSPTHRYSKSGIYYPHVFIVDEYGNIEVGIPPPIGVGGYSSYPQIYVSPTIAPTNYPINITIVEPAYYTRFWHVVYFRDGNYQWILPHYSPYTFTHTYTSEGVYHIDMKVRSVENGKTVYIIDDRDPIARLYVYPNPASYNTTVFFNSINSYDPDANRNIPEYDYNGNKISEYTIPPNSPMAKIYGFNLTVYNSSGNVVWNYTSNELKIVSHKFNETGNYTAVLTVWDGMGKTDSVSVKFSIINKPPVSEFTYYPNLPKVNQTITFDASLSYDPEGKIVKYVWNFGDGNINETNSSKITHIYTNPGTYNVTLTVYDNLNSSSSITKPVNVFYIKANFTWIPNIIHINQTIYFIDNSTSTPGNIVKWYWDFGDGTTSNKQNPIHKYIKGGIYEVTLTVTNSYGVKDTISKRIFVIGNGHYPPVARFTFTVNGLNVTFDASSSYDIDGVIVKYIWDFGDGDTNTTTNPIITHIYNKSGVYTVKLTVVDDENLNGSTVRIISVNKGTGKSIPIPLPIEIIIFITTLLSINYIMRRLK from the coding sequence ATGAAAGTAAATCGTTTATTAATTTTTATAGCATTTTTATTATTTTTAGGTTTAAATGTCTCAATGTCTAATGGATATATAATACTAATTCATAATGGAACAATGAATATAACAAACAGTAGTGGTTATACAAATAACTATAATAAAAACATTATTGCATATAAAGTTAATGATACTATAACATTTACAGCCTTAGCTCCAGATTCTGTTACAGAGGATATATTAAATAATGGATTAGTAAAATGGGATTTTGGAGATTTAACAGAAACTGATTACAACAATAGTAACAATATTGTCACACATAAGTATAGTTTTCCATTTCCATATCCAGTTGCATGGTGTGGATATTTAAACAATACTGGTTATTCTAAGGCTTTAACTTACAATTGGCTCGTTGTTGGAGATGTAAGAAATACTAAGTATATTTTTAATGGTAGTTCATCAAACTCAAAACAACAGTGGAATGTAATTTACAACAGTTCAAACAATACTGTTATAATAAAATATTACTCAGAAACTCCTAAAAATTATGAATTTTATGGTTTAAGTGTGGATCTTACCCCAGTTACTGTAAATGTTAGTAGGGATGAAATTGTTGCAGGAGATAGTGTTAAATTCAACTACTCTATAAGTAGAAATATTATATTTATTATGTGGAGTTTTGGAGATGGAACATTTTCCTTTGAAAAATCTCCTACACATACTTATACAAAACCTGGAATTTACTATCCAAGAGTTTTATTAGTAGATGACTATAGAAGGGTTTTAGTTGGGTATTTAGATGAAGGAATTAAAGTAAATAAGCCAAGAGGTGGATATATATACTGGGTTATGGGTCCTAGTCATTATAATGGAGAGGCATATACTTATGTATATAATAGTTCAGGAGATGATAATGACAATAGAGGTAATGCATATACTGACCCATATAAATTGACATATAAAGAAAATGATACTATAAGATTTGAAATGTCAGGGGCGTGGGGGTATTACTGGAAATGGGACTTTGGAGATGGTACAGAAACTGACTATACATATAAATATTTATTTACACCCTCATATCATGTATACAAATTCCCATTTATGTGGCCATTCTTCTGGATGAGTTATGGTGCAGGTAGTTGGTGGAAATCAGATACATTAAACTTCATAGTAGTTGGTGATGTAGGAAATACAAGATATAATTTTTACCCATCATCAACATATAACCCCTCAACATATTCATATACTTATAATACATCTGCACATATAGTTAATCTATACTACTATTCTGATAATCCTACCCCTAAACAAAATATGAAAATAAAAGATGGATACTATATTGATATAACTGCTACAGCTAATCCAGTAGAAGTTGGAGTAAATCAAAATGTTCAATTTCACTGCAATCCAGTATTTAAACCAATATTTATTATGTGGAGTTTTGGAGATGGGACTATTTCGTTTAAAACATCACCTACTCATAGATATAGTAAATCAGGAATTTACTATCCTCATGTATTTATTGTTGATGAATATGGAAACATTGAAGTAGGAATTCCTCCACCAATTGGTGTTGGTGGCTATTCTTCATACCCACAAATTTATGTTTCTCCTACAATTGCTCCTACGAATTATCCAATAAATATTACTATAGTTGAACCTGCATATTATACAAGATTTTGGCATGTAGTATATTTTAGAGATGGAAACTATCAATGGATACTACCTCACTATTCTCCGTATACATTTACTCATACCTATACATCAGAAGGTGTATATCATATAGATATGAAAGTGCGTAGTGTTGAAAACGGAAAAACTGTATATATTATTGATGATAGAGATCCTATAGCTAGATTATACGTCTATCCAAATCCTGCAAGTTATAATACAACTGTATTTTTTAACTCAATAAATAGTTATGATCCAGATGCAAATAGAAATATTCCTGAGTATGATTATAATGGAAACAAAATAAGTGAATATACTATACCACCAAATTCTCCCATGGCAAAAATATATGGATTTAATTTAACAGTATATAACTCATCTGGAAATGTAGTGTGGAATTATACATCAAATGAATTAAAAATAGTATCTCACAAATTTAATGAAACTGGAAACTACACAGCAGTATTAACAGTTTGGGACGGAATGGGCAAGACAGATTCAGTAAGTGTTAAATTTAGCATTATAAATAAACCTCCAGTATCTGAATTTACTTACTATCCAAATCTCCCTAAGGTTAATCAAACTATAACTTTTGATGCATCATTATCTTACGACCCAGAAGGAAAAATAGTAAAATATGTTTGGAATTTTGGAGATGGAAATATCAATGAAACAAATTCTTCAAAAATTACTCATATCTATACTAACCCAGGAACATACAATGTAACACTTACAGTTTATGATAATCTAAATTCATCAAGTTCTATTACAAAACCTGTAAATGTATTTTACATTAAAGCTAACTTTACATGGATTCCTAATATTATTCATATTAATCAAACAATATACTTCATAGATAACTCTACATCTACTCCAGGTAATATAGTTAAATGGTATTGGGATTTTGGAGATGGAACTACATCAAATAAACAGAATCCAATACATAAATATATAAAGGGAGGAATCTATGAAGTAACACTAACTGTTACTAATAGTTATGGAGTAAAGGATACAATATCAAAAAGAATATTTGTAATAGGTAACGGGCATTATCCTCCTGTTGCAAGATTTACTTTTACAGTAAATGGCTTAAATGTAACCTTTGATGCCTCTTCATCCTATGATATTGATGGAGTCATTGTAAAATATATTTGGGACTTTGGAGATGGCGATACTAATACTACTACCAATCCTATAATTACCCACATCTATAACAAATCTGGAGTATATACTGTTAAATTAACCGTAGTTGATGATGAAAATCTTAATGGCTCTACAGTTAGAATAATTTCAGTAAATAAAGGAACTGGAAAGAGCATTCCAATACCCCTACCAATTGAAATAATTATCTTTATAACAACCTTACTTAGTATAAACTACATAATGAGGAGATTAAAATGA
- a CDS encoding IS200/IS605 family accessory protein TnpB-related protein, with product MTEIIKLSKTVVLKSKPLTRTKIKIIENTIEVYKEILSIALEFGLKNKLKGHIKIRKGIYEEIKNKYPKMPTHYIYTASQDASTRIKSFISMKKRRKAYTETPEVRNVSLWLDDILFNYKDFKTNIEKLYSIDKEGKKTMHLRASTPNGRIVIPLKPHITNKISKELKEKDAVLIIEDLSSYFNQNIVKNSFKKLKHKLHNISAKKFLEILKNKCLEFGVKVVEVNPSYTSILCPNCGNRLSQLYKLADERALPLRSS from the coding sequence ATGACAGAAATTATTAAATTATCTAAAACAGTGGTATTGAAAAGCAAACCATTAACGAGAACAAAAATAAAAATCATAGAGAATACTATAGAGGTTTATAAAGAAATTTTATCAATTGCCTTAGAATTTGGATTAAAGAATAAATTAAAAGGACATATAAAGATTAGGAAGGGAATATATGAAGAAATAAAAAACAAATATCCGAAGATGCCGACTCATTATATTTACACTGCCTCACAAGATGCATCCACGAGGATAAAAAGTTTTATATCCATGAAAAAGAGGAGAAAAGCATATACGGAAACACCAGAAGTTAGGAATGTCTCTTTATGGTTAGATGATATTTTATTCAACTACAAAGATTTTAAAACTAATATAGAAAAACTATATTCAATAGATAAAGAAGGAAAGAAAACAATGCATTTAAGAGCATCTACACCGAATGGTAGAATAGTTATTCCTCTAAAACCACATATAACTAACAAAATATCTAAAGAACTTAAAGAAAAAGATGCAGTTTTAATTATTGAGGATTTGTCCTCTTATTTTAACCAAAATATTGTTAAAAACTCATTTAAAAAGCTAAAACATAAACTACACAACATCTCGGCTAAAAAATTTTTAGAAATCCTCAAAAATAAGTGCTTAGAATTCGGTGTTAAAGTTGTTGAGGTAAATCCTTCCTACACCTCTATATTATGCCCAAACTGTGGAAATAGATTATCTCAACTATATAAATTAGCCGATGAGAGGGCTCTGCCTTTGAGGTCATCATAA
- a CDS encoding class III signal peptide domain-containing protein, archaeosortase D/PIP-CTERM system-associated, whose translation MKKIISNRGQISLEFALLLAAIVAAVSIAGFYYLKSISQSSTTAKTTSVKSTIGASNKVLSQVDKVKEVSTNGK comes from the coding sequence ATGAAAAAAATAATATCTAATAGAGGGCAAATATCCTTAGAGTTTGCTTTACTACTTGCCGCAATTGTAGCGGCAGTATCTATTGCAGGATTCTATTATTTAAAATCTATATCACAATCTTCAACAACTGCTAAAACTACAAGTGTAAAATCGACAATTGGAGCAAGTAATAAAGTTTTAAGTCAGGTAGATAAAGTTAAAGAGGTTTCAACAAATGGAAAATAA